atttatttttgttaattctttCCTTATGTTCtcacttgttttttaaatttatttattttacattatagtAATTTGTATCAGAGGTGTTCCCAGGAAGCATAAGGAAGGGGAATGAGACACAGAAGGGAGAAAAGCCAGTCAAGTGTTCCTAAATGAGCAGGTTATCTTGGTTAATtagttgtcctttttattttttaacttttgagctggattgatctatatatctgttactaatataaatatttgatgCTACAGATATTTCATTGAACACTGGTTTTGATGAATCCCAAATGTTTTGAAATGtagtgtttttgttattttctagAAAATCTGAAATGTATGCTTGTATTTTGCCTTTGAACCAATaattggaagttttaaaattttcagatgGAAGGgcttattttctgattttgttattaattttagacTTATTCTATTGTAATCAGAGAATGTTTGTGTTGTTTATACCTTTTGGACTTTATTATGGTTTTCCTATGACCCaaaaaatagttttcattaaAGGTCACTGCACATCTGAAAAGATGTTCTATTTTCAGGATACAGAGCTTGATATACATATTTATCCATAagatttaattttgttgatttcattttgtaaatcttccgtatctttatttttttgcccATTTGGTGTTTTTTTAGACAGAGAAAGGATGATTAAAGTCTGTTATTTGTTTTGTCTCTTTATGTCATCTATAAATTCTGCTCTAGGAAAGTTGCTCCTCTGTTATTTTCTGCATAATTAGACATATCTGTTCCACTGTCACTGTAAATTGTATATTTAGCATTATAAAGttctcttctttgtctaatttcatgcttttggCCTGAATCTCACCTTTTTTCTGAAACTGAGATCATGATGCCTTcttcttttatttgcatttgcttaattttctctTGTTCATCCTTTATTCATAACTTTtctctatcattttattttagatgtGTTTCTTGTATATATAACAGAGTTGGGTTTTGCTCTGTGAccaaatctaatttttttctttttctttttcttttttttttttttttctggccacgctgtactgcttgcaggatcttagatccccaaccagggatcaaacccgggtagTGAACGCGCCAAGTCCTagccactgaaccgccagggaattccctaatttttttcttttaatagataaGTTAAGCCATTTATGTTTATTGATAATAAgtgtaaacatatatatacacatatgcataaatACTTATCTGTGTGTGTTCATGTatgtatgaatatacatatacatgcatatattttcaGTGTGTGGtttgttttccctcctctttttttaattgtagtagtTCTTACAGTTAGGAAGCTTTGTATTTTTGTAGTAGTGGTACATTAGTTATCAATTGCTGCTTAATGAATTAGCACAAAGCTAGCAGTTAAACGACACACGTTTATtgtctcatagtttctgtgggtcaagagTCTGCGTATGGCTTACCTGGGCCCTCCACTTCTGGGTCTCTCACAAGGTTGCAATCAAAATGCCAAAGATGGGATCTCATCTGAGTTGTGACTGAGGAAGGATCCACTTCCACCCTCACATGGATGTTGGCAGGACTCAGTTCTCTGTCAGTAAGTCACACAGACAGAGAGcctcatttccttgctggctaCTGGCCAGAACCCAccttcagttccttgccacatgggctTCTTCATATGGTGGCTTTCTTCATCAAAGCCAGCAAACCAGCAAGGGAGAGTGTCAATAGAGAAAATCTCATAGTAGGTGGAACTTACAGTCTTAGGTAATCACAGAAGTGACATCCTATCAATTTTACCATACTCTATTGGTAACTCGGCCATGCTTTATTCTTTCTCACTCCCACACCTGTATTATTCCCATTCCTTCTACTTGGCTGACCTGTTTCTCTGAACCCCTGACactaaataaagaaaagatataaaatcCTCTGTTAAATCTAAAATAAAGATTAACCCTCCTACTTGtctcttaaattatttttgagtTGCCTTTTCTCCTCAAGTTATATGATGTGTTGTTTCAGATGGTGGTGTGAGGACTGAGAACCTGACATTAGAAGTGAAGCAGGAACCTTATGAAGAAACATTATGGTGTAGGGAGGGGTCTGATGGACATCATGAAACCGTGTGTCAGCATGCCACATACAGAGGAGACAGTGAGCCTAGTGGAAGTTTGGAGTTGCAGGATGGGGATACCACAGGTGAAAAAACATATGACTGTGATGAATGTAGGAAAACCTTCACTTGGATAAGAGGCCTTCAGATGCATAGGAGGATCCACATTGGGAAGAAACCATATTCCAGTACAGAATATGGAAAGGCCTTCATCAGACGTGCAGAACTTACCCAGCATCAGGGGCTTCAAAGCAAGGGAAAACCTTATCAGTGTAAAGAGTGTGGCAAAGGCTTCAGTCAGAAAGCAGGCCTCTCCCAACATGTCAAAATccacactggagaaaagcccCATCAATGTAATAAATGTGGCAAATTTTTTAGTCAGAGATCGGTTCTTACAAAGCATCAAAGTCTCCACACTGGAAAGAAACCTTTTGAATGTATATATTGTGGGAAAACCTTCTGCCATAGTGCAGACCTCACTGAACATAAGCaattccacaacaaagagaagccttatgaatgtaatgaatgtgggaaaaccttcagGCAGCGTTCAAATCTTACTGAGCATCAGCGAATTCACAGTAAAGAAAAACTCTATGAATGTAAAGTATGTGGAAAAGCCTTCGCTCAGTATGCAGGACTTAACCAACACCGGagaatccacactggagagaaaccttttgAATGTCCTGTATGTGGACGAGCCTTTAGCCGGAGCTCAGAACTTATAATACATCACAGAATTCACTCAGGggaaaaaccctatgaatgtgCCGAGTGTGGAAAAACCTTTAGAGTGAACTCAACCCTGGTCATACATCAGAGAAGTCACACTGGGGAGAAGCCCTATAAATGTGATGAGTGTGGTGAAGCCTTCAGTCAACACTCAGGCCTCAACAAACACAAGTTAGGAGGGAAGCACAGAAACCCTCCTAAACCGAGAAAATATACGTGTGATGTATGTGGGAAGACCTTTACGCAGTTAACTGGCCTGAGGAACCACAAAAGAATCCACACTGGGGATAAGACCTACCAATGTCCTGAGTGTGGCAAGGCCTTCACAAGGGGAGAGCATCTTATTGAACATCAGGGGATTCACAACAAGGAGAAGCCTTATCAATGTAAAGAATGTGGCAAAGCCTTCAGTCAGAAGACAGGTCTTAGTCATCATCTCAAAATCCACACAGTAGAGAAACCTTTCAAATGTTCTGAATGTGGGCGAGCCTTCAGCTGTAAGTCAAATCTCAATAAACATAAGAGAGTCCACTCTGAGGAAAAATCCTATACATGTAAATAGCGTGGGAAGGCATACAAGCAGAGAGCAATGCTGATGCAACATCAGAGAGGCCACATCCTACTAAGCCCCAGCAGTGGTGAATGAGGTGAAGCCTGCAGTAGAAGCTCAGTTCTGATTAAGCACCAGAGAATCCGCTAAAATGACTCCTTGCCAAGGTGTTTGGTGACAACTTCAAGtagaattcagaatttttttaaattgagataaaatGTCTCCTGAACTTCCTTATTTAAAGAACGTCAGAGATAACACATTGAAAAGTTGTTTAAAGGTCATAAATACTGGAAGAGTTgagattttggaaaaataaacatcaaCAAGAAATTTACCTGTGATTACCTTTGTTAAATGCAGTGAAGTGTCATTTAATACAATGAAAAGGTACACAAGGGCagctgtaaaaaatacattttttatactGAATTCATGagtttttatgttttgctttttcaaatCATTCTGATTTCTAACTAGCCTTAGCCTAGTCTAATGTTGAAATTGCTTCTCTTAGTACCAGTTGAGGTCACAGGACTATCCAAGAGCTTAGAATGTGTGAGATGAGTTGTCTCTGTTTCCCTCCCACCTTGGCTACCTAACCAAGCCTCTGACCATAAGTGGGTGGCCTGCAGACCCTTCCTGATCCCCACCCCCAGAACTAGCATTTCCTGGTGAAAAAGGACATGTTATATTCTAAGTGATATGGAGGGCATAGAGGTTTGGGCCCCCAGTACATCAAAATCTAGTGTGTCCATCATGGCTAAAGCACAGAGCATACCTTTCGATTGTGAACACAGCTCCTTGAGCTCACAACAGAGGACAAAAGAGAAGAGGGGAAAACAAGCCTTTCATTCCAGCATTTTCCATCTCCTACAAAGTATATTTATACAACTGAAACCTCTTTCAGCTTCAGCACTGCCTACCTCCCTCAGTCAATGTAGTGAGGGACTTTGCTGAAGCTGATGATAGTTTTCAAGTACTGGAAgaatatttcctcatttttgtGACTGCTTCTGACTTCTACTAGATTTACAGTATTTATAGGGCAACATAATTCCCTGTCAATAGAAAGAAACTCTGGCCCAGCTGTGGTAAAAATTTTGGTGAATTTAAGTCTCCCTTAGGCTATCTAGTCTGCTAATTTGtcaattctttttgcttttcttttctgctctacTGCCTCTGATCCTCTGAATATAAGACTCTTGAAACTTCCCTGGTCATAGAGAATGTTTCCCATTGtctctttttatagtttttagctctCACTTCCATGGTGAATAGAAGTGTCGTTTCTCTTACAGGCCAGCGATATTTAACTATCTCCAGGTTCCAACCTATCCATATAAATACaatgttttcttaaaagaaatggcAAATATGGGAGCATCAAAAGTTATTAAATGATGTGTCAGTCCTTAAAACCCAACTCAAGTGTGAATCGCCACAAGTCCAACACTttttttgagatgtaattgatGTAACATTAGCTTCAGATCTACAACAAAacgattcaatatttgtatatactgtgaatcaccacaataagtctagttaatatccatcaacaCATACagttaacaaatttttttttcttttgatgagaacacttaagttctactctcttagcaactttcaaataatacagtacagtattaactatagtcactatgctgtacattacatccccatgaaatttattttataactggaggatTGTACCTTTTGAtgcccttcacccatttcacccctACCCTCccaactctggcaaccaccaatctattctctatatctgtgagtttggtttgttcttgttgttttagagtccacatataagtgagattgtatggtatttgtctttctctgacttatttcactcagcataatgccctcaagttgttgcagatggcaagatttccttttttatggctgaactgtatacacacacacacaacattttctttatccattcatctgttgatggacacttaagttgctttcatgtgttggctatggtaaataatgctgcagtgaacaggggCTGGAGGGGCATTGCGGGctggtgcagatatctttttgagttcgTGTTTTTGTTCCCTTTGGTTAAATAccaaggaatggaattgctggatcatgttctagtttttgaggaatctcaatactgttttccatagtggctgcacctatttacattcccaccaacagtgtacaagcattcccttttcaccacatccttaccaacactttcttcttgtctttttgataattgccATTCTAACATGTATGAGGTactatctccttgtggttttaatttgcatttccctgatgattggtgaCATAGAgctccttttcatgtacctgaccatctgtatgtcttctttggaaaaatgtctatgcagatcctctgcccattttttaatctttttcatttttttccttttgagttgTATAAGTTGTTTATACatcttggatattaaccctctatcatatatgtgattttgcagatattttctcccatttggtaggtaggttgccttttcattttgttgatggtttcctttgctgtgcagaagctttttaatttaatgtagtctcacttttttttttttcttttgcatttgttgcctctgcttttggtgtcaaatccaaaaaatcatcaccaaggcCAGTGTCAAGGAGATTACCCCCTATGTTTTTTCTAGGAGTCTTATGGTTTCAGGTGTTATAttcaagcctttaatccattttgacttaatttttgtgtatggtgtaagatagtggcccagtttcattcttttgcatgtggtggTCCAGTTTCcttaacactatttattgaagggactgtctttccccattgtatattcttggctcctttgttgtaacttaattggccatatatgcatgggtttatttttggactctgttctgtcccattgatctgtgtgtctgttgtatgccagtaccatactgttttgattattgtagttttgtaatatagtttgaaatcaggaagtgtgttgcttccagcttcattcttctttctcaacattgctttcaCTATTTGgcgtcttttgtggttccatatgaattttaggattgtttgttctatttctgtgaaaaataccattggaattttgatagggattgcactgaatctgtagattgctctggatTGTATGGCACAGCGTCAAAGTTTAAAGTAACTTCTTATAAGGGGTTTTTATCTCAGTGAAAATATTGGTTCCCAGCCTTCAGCACTGGGTTATCAACCAAAACAAGTCCTTTATAAGGCACAGCCTTACCCACAGACAGTAAAATCTTGTAAGGGATTCTGAAGACCCTCAATAAGGACAACTAGTCACTTCCTGAAAATGGAAAGAGGTTTTTTTGGGATTCTATTCTTTAACTCTAGGAACATGAGAGCTTTGTATTCTCTTAAAAGTGATGTTAAAGGTAGAATTTCAGGAATGtttgtaatttcttttaaaaataagaaatatccatttaaaaataagtgtagGGAAGAAAACAACTGAGTAGTATTGATTCATCAGAGACTGTGGGAAAGTAagcctaccatatgacccagcaattccactcctgcgtatatacctgaaaaaaattaaaacactaaatCGAAAGGATaccatgcaccccagtgttcatagctgcattatttacaattgccaagatatggaagcaacctaagtatccatcaacagatgaatggataaagaagatgtggtatatatatacaatggaatattattcagccataaaaaacaatgaaataatgccacttgcagcaatatggatggacttggaagggtattatgctaagtgaaataaatcagagaaagacactgtatatcacttatatgtggaatctaaaaaataaactagtgaatataacaaaaggaacacagatacagagaacaaactagtggtcaccagtggggagagtgaagggaggaggggtaatgtaggggtagaggattaagaggtacaaactatcatgtaaaaaagaagttacaatgatATATTgtgcaacacagggaatatagccaatattttataataactataaatggagtataacctttaaaaattttgaatcactatattgtacccctgtaacttacataatattgtacatcaactatacttaaatttaaaaaacaaacaagtgagcaCTGATTCATCAGAGACTCTGGGAAAGCAATTCCTTCAACTACAGGGAAGGTCTCACTTGGCAGAAAGATAGGGGACTTAATCTCAAGGTCCAAGCAATACACAGGGAGTGCTCCTGCACTGGACAAATTTCCACGAAGCTCTTCCTGCATCCAGCTCATTAGCATTCCCGGGTAAGAAGACAAGTCAGCCACGCTCCCCACCAGATTTTCCCTATATCTGGTCTCCTGGGAACAGGGAAGGAGGGCAATTTGAAAGAAAGGTCTGTGGTCTTGGGAACCTCCGAAAGCTAGTTGGGTGGATGAATGGCCCTGCTAGGATCCAGATGTTAGCATGGGAAATTGTTGGATCCTTTGCCTGGTCATTATCCACCCTATCGTCCCCTATCTCCCGGCTTTGACTATTTTGAAATTCCAAGATCCTCTATTAACACTTTACCTACAGAAAGAACGGGAGGGATACAGCCAAAGGGAGGGATCGGGCTGCTTTCCTGGGATTTCACAACCTACACTGATTTCAGAAACTCGAGTGCCTATCCCAGCGGGAGCGAGAAAGGCTGCAATCACGTCACCGCCGCCGAAATTCCCTACAATTGACGTTATCCTCCTtgacttttcttctctgtgcGCCTGGGGTCACATACTTCTCGGAGAGGGTGGTCAGTACCTGGTGCCCAGTTCCCTTCAGGATGCAAAGAGGCGCAGTTTTGAAATATTAGCTAAGATTCTCCTTCAGATGGGAAAGGTTCAGCTCTGGGCAACTGATCTGAATAGAAGTGGGAATTGTGACCAGGGCAAGAAGAGCCAAGCGGAGCGCGTTATAGAGCTAGTTACAATCACAGCTTTCTCCGTCTAGAGAACCGAAGCCCAGAGCAATATCCTTCAAAAATCTCCAGAAAAATCGAGGGAAGCCTTCACCTCCGCACTGAGCAGATTTTGTCTCCCGGCTTTTGGTTTGTTATTTGACAAATTAAGTCCTAAGAATGGCTTCTGGTTTTCCCAGTGTTCTGTTTCTCTTTAAGACTTTTGACACCGCTGgtttccccttctcccttccctctcaagCCTAAAACAAACCACTCAATCAAACACGATCGCGTCTCCATTGAATTTTAGGGGAAAATAATTTGCCATTTTCGCGTTTGAAATACTGCGTGGTAGTTAACAGCATGGGCTATGGAGACAGACTGCCCCGTTTAAACCGCATCCCGGCAACTCTGCGTGAGGACCTCGGCAGGCACCCACCTTACCAGGACGGTGCTGGGAttgccttaaatttttttaaatttattttattgaagtacagttgatttacaatgttgtgttaatttctgctgtacagcaaagtgatacagctacacacacacacacacacacacacatatacacacttttttccattatggtttatcacaggatattgaatatagttccttatgctatacagtaggaccttgttgtttacccattctatatataatagtttgcatctcctATGGAATTCCCTTAATTAATGCGTGTAAAGCACTTAGGAGTGGGCTAGGCAAAGTAGGCTCTGTGTAGGAgtttgccattattattattacccagCTATGAAAGACTTTAGAAGACAGAAACCAGGAATTTTGTAAACCTCCAGAGaggtccccacctccccccaacaAGGAGCATGTCCGGTTTAGCAGCGTCGCCaccagcttgtgctccacaaccgTCTGCGCTTTCCAGGGAATAAAGTAAAAGCTAAAGCTTAGAGCGCGGGGGCGTTGCTGGAGAGGAGTCTTCACCGTCGGGTGGAAAGGTTTGGGGCCTGCGGGCGGGTGAGCACTTCTCATGCAGCTGTCAACCCGTGGACGGCGACGCTCTTCAATTTTGCAGTTTTACCTGCATGCCTTTAGGTTCTCGATAAGGAGTTTCCGACAAATAGGATAttaacccctccctcaccttttctTGTCAGCAGTTATATATGTCTTTGCTTATTTACTTGTACTCTCCCTGACCACTGCATTAATTCTTCCTTGCAGGGACCATGACATTGGGCATATTTATGCAATAAAGTGAAGTTAAACATATTATAACTTTTATTATGGACATTTACATACACAAAATAACGAAAATGATATGACGTAGCCTAATGTATTCATGACCTAACTGCAAAAATTAGCAATATTTTTGCCAATCTCTCtccctatatatatgtatatgtgtatattttatttatttatttattcatttatttatttatatttcccgacctttttctcctgtattttaaagaaaatccagGCATCATATAATTTTATCCATAAGGACTTCAGTatgtaagagagagagaatgtctaAATATATGCCCTGCTTATTTAGTGGGGATGGCTAGCAGGAGGGAAATGGCTTCTTCAGATTCCTTTGTTTtgtccaat
This genomic interval from Balaenoptera ricei isolate mBalRic1 chromosome 11, mBalRic1.hap2, whole genome shotgun sequence contains the following:
- the LOC132374443 gene encoding zinc finger protein 883-like isoform X2; amino-acid sequence: MMAVDTRKSAGQLFQAPWGQQGPVMVKVKLEEEHPRNQGLSLPENQPPAWEIFRQQFRHFCYQDSLGPQEALSRLRELCHQWLRPETHTKEQILELLVLEQFLSILPLELQARLQEHHPESGEEVVTMLENLERKRNLSACALEQKILLQTVTRKTLDEESSCTRVQPPAVQFKGKGPEPHPSEERDGGVRTENLTLEVKQEPYEETLWCREGSDGHHETVCQHATYRGDSEPSGSLELQDGDTTGEKTYDCDECRKTFTWIRGLQMHRRIHIGKKPYSSTEYGKAFIRRAELTQHQGLQSKGKPYQCKECGKGFSQKAGLSQHVKIHTGEKPHQCNKCGKFFSQRSVLTKHQSLHTGKKPFECIYCGKTFCHSADLTEHKQFHNKEKPYECNECGKTFRQRSNLTEHQRIHSKEKLYECKVCGKAFAQYAGLNQHRRIHTGEKPFECPVCGRAFSRSSELIIHHRIHSGEKPYECAECGKTFRVNSTLVIHQRSHTGEKPYKCDECGEAFSQHSGLNKHKLGGKHRNPPKPRKYTCDVCGKTFTQLTGLRNHKRIHTGDKTYQCPECGKAFTRGEHLIEHQGIHNKEKPYQCKECGKAFSQKTGLSHHLKIHTVEKPFKCSECGRAFSCKSNLNKHKRVHSEEKSYTCK
- the LOC132374443 gene encoding zinc finger protein 883-like isoform X1, which gives rise to MRLKHLEQFLYKGALRSLQLKLQQKPGMMAVDTRKSAGQLFQAPWGQQGPVMVKVKLEEEHPRNQGLSLPENQPPAWEIFRQQFRHFCYQDSLGPQEALSRLRELCHQWLRPETHTKEQILELLVLEQFLSILPLELQARLQEHHPESGEEVVTMLENLERKRNLSACALEQKILLQTVTRKTLDEESSCTRVQPPAVQFKGKGPEPHPSEERDGGVRTENLTLEVKQEPYEETLWCREGSDGHHETVCQHATYRGDSEPSGSLELQDGDTTGEKTYDCDECRKTFTWIRGLQMHRRIHIGKKPYSSTEYGKAFIRRAELTQHQGLQSKGKPYQCKECGKGFSQKAGLSQHVKIHTGEKPHQCNKCGKFFSQRSVLTKHQSLHTGKKPFECIYCGKTFCHSADLTEHKQFHNKEKPYECNECGKTFRQRSNLTEHQRIHSKEKLYECKVCGKAFAQYAGLNQHRRIHTGEKPFECPVCGRAFSRSSELIIHHRIHSGEKPYECAECGKTFRVNSTLVIHQRSHTGEKPYKCDECGEAFSQHSGLNKHKLGGKHRNPPKPRKYTCDVCGKTFTQLTGLRNHKRIHTGDKTYQCPECGKAFTRGEHLIEHQGIHNKEKPYQCKECGKAFSQKTGLSHHLKIHTVEKPFKCSECGRAFSCKSNLNKHKRVHSEEKSYTCK
- the LOC132374443 gene encoding zinc finger protein OZF-like isoform X3 → MRLKHLEQFLYKGALRSLQLKLQQKPGMMAVDTRKSAGQLFQAPWGQQGPVMLSACALEQKILLQTVTRKTLDEESSCTRVQPPAVQFKGKGPEPHPSEERDGGVRTENLTLEVKQEPYEETLWCREGSDGHHETVCQHATYRGDSEPSGSLELQDGDTTGEKTYDCDECRKTFTWIRGLQMHRRIHIGKKPYSSTEYGKAFIRRAELTQHQGLQSKGKPYQCKECGKGFSQKAGLSQHVKIHTGEKPHQCNKCGKFFSQRSVLTKHQSLHTGKKPFECIYCGKTFCHSADLTEHKQFHNKEKPYECNECGKTFRQRSNLTEHQRIHSKEKLYECKVCGKAFAQYAGLNQHRRIHTGEKPFECPVCGRAFSRSSELIIHHRIHSGEKPYECAECGKTFRVNSTLVIHQRSHTGEKPYKCDECGEAFSQHSGLNKHKLGGKHRNPPKPRKYTCDVCGKTFTQLTGLRNHKRIHTGDKTYQCPECGKAFTRGEHLIEHQGIHNKEKPYQCKECGKAFSQKTGLSHHLKIHTVEKPFKCSECGRAFSCKSNLNKHKRVHSEEKSYTCK